Below is a genomic region from Nitrospirota bacterium.
CGGTGCTTTATTACATATTGGGCATTGGAATATTTCAGGAAGAATGACAGGGCAGAGTTTATGCTTGATCAAGAGGGTGAAGCGCATCGTAGTACACTTGAAGATAATTTAAGGAAAGGCCACATTCACAAGATTTCTGGGCTTATCACAGAGGCGAAGACTATGGGGGTGAGATTATACTCATGCACAAGCTCTATGGGTCTTTTAAATATCTCACGCAGCGAACTCGTTGATGAAGTGGACATGAGCATGGGGATGACCACATTCATGAATGAGGCTGTTAATGACCAGATGTTATTTATATGAGGAGCGGATCATGCGAAAAGTTAACAAGAAGATTATTCAGATTCTGTCGGAGATTTATACTGCTGAGATAGGTGCTGTAGGAATCTATATGGACCAGCACACAAAATGCTCGGATAAGGGCTATAATAAATTTGCTGAGATTCTTAAAGAAGACGCCGT
It encodes:
- a CDS encoding DsrE/DsrF/DrsH-like family protein, producing the protein MNNTGISIILHSGSFDRIYHGLALALTAAAMGRDSRCFITYWALEYFRKNDRAEFMLDQEGEAHRSTLEDNLRKGHIHKISGLITEAKTMGVRLYSCTSSMGLLNISRSELVDEVDMSMGMTTFMNEAVNDQMLFI